AAGATTTAACATATTATCTGACTGTATCCGAACAGGTACCTTCCGCTGTGGGTGTAGGTGTACTGGTGAATCCGGACAATACAGTAAAAGCGTCAGGTGGCTTCATCATTCAGCTTATGCCGAATACACCAGAAGACGTAATTGAACGGTTGGAGAAAACACTCAGCTCCATTCGCCCTGTCTCATCGATGATTGATGAGGGATTATCTCCTGAAGAGATTCTGCATGAGATTTTGGGAGCTGATTTTACCCTATTGGATAAGCAGGAAGTCGTATTTAGCTGTCACTGTTCTTTGGACCGTGTGAATCGCGCATTAATCAGCCTTGGCAGAGAAGAATTGGATGCGATGATCGAAGAACAGGGAGAAGCTGAGATCACCTGCCATTTCTGTAACGAACGCTACCACCTTGACCGTGAGGACCTTGAGAATCTTCGTGCAAATTTATAGTGGACAATTGACGCTTTCTTAGGTCGATTGATATAATATTCATAAAACCTATTTAATTAGTAGGTATTTGATGAGGAGGATTTCCGATGCGGGTAGCTCAATCAATTACTGACTTAATCGGGTATACACCATTAGTGAAATTAAATCGTGTGACGGAAGCGGACGAAGCAAATGTTTATTTGAAACTGGAATTTTTTAATCCAGGCAGTAGTGTAAAGGATCGAATTGCGCTTTCTATGATCGAAGCGGCAGAGCGAGAAGGTGTATTGCAAGAAGGCATGACAATTGTGGAGCCAACAAGCGGAAACACAGGCATTGGACTTGCGATGGTAGCCGCAGCAAAAGGCTATCGCTCTCTACTCGTTATGCCCGACACCATGAGTATGGAAAGACGCAATCTGCTTCGTGCATATGGTGCGGAGCTTGTGCTGACACCGGGAGCGGAAGGCATGGGGGGAGCCATTCGCAAAGCGGAGGAATTAGTGAGTGAGCATGAAAATTATTTCATGCCCCAGCAGTTTAAAAATCAAGCGAACCCGCAGATTCATCGCGAGACGACGGCGAAAGAACTG
This genomic interval from Aneurinibacillus sp. REN35 contains the following:
- the cysK gene encoding cysteine synthase A — translated: MRVAQSITDLIGYTPLVKLNRVTEADEANVYLKLEFFNPGSSVKDRIALSMIEAAEREGVLQEGMTIVEPTSGNTGIGLAMVAAAKGYRSLLVMPDTMSMERRNLLRAYGAELVLTPGAEGMGGAIRKAEELVSEHENYFMPQQFKNQANPQIHRETTAKELLEQAEQIGGVHAFVSGIGTGGTITGVGEVLKEKYPEVQIVAVEPAASPVLSGGKPGPHKIQGIGAGFVPETLNTDIYDEIIQVENEDAFAMARLVAKTEGILGGISSGAAIHAAKKVAKKLGADKNVIVIIPSNGERYLSTPLYQFDEE
- the hslO gene encoding Hsp33 family molecular chaperone HslO, coding for MKDYLIRGIAYDGFVRAFAVRTTHTMQEIQRRLDTWPIVSAAVGRTVSGAAMMGAMLKGSERLTVVIRGNGPVGQIVADANAKGEVRGYVHNPHIHFKEMNEKGKLDVRRVVGTEGSITVTKDLGLKEPYQGTSPIVSGEIGEDLTYYLTVSEQVPSAVGVGVLVNPDNTVKASGGFIIQLMPNTPEDVIERLEKTLSSIRPVSSMIDEGLSPEEILHEILGADFTLLDKQEVVFSCHCSLDRVNRALISLGREELDAMIEEQGEAEITCHFCNERYHLDREDLENLRANL